From Treponema sp. OMZ 787:
CAAGTTGATTGCCGGCACACCACAGTTCGCGCAATGAGGAAAGATTTTTTATATTAAGCACTGTCAGTTGATTGGAGACGCAAATCAAATACCGTAAAGCGGTCAAACCTTGCACATTGAGTGAGGTAAGCTGATTTTCGGAACAGTCAAGCACAGCCAAAGCCGTTAAGCCATGTACATTAAGAGAGGTCAGCTGATTGAAAGGGCAGGACAATTCACGTAAAGCAGTCAAACCGTGCATGTCAAGCGAAGTAAGCTGATTGTCATGACAGTCCAATTCATCTAAAGCACTCAAACTCTGCACGTTAAGCGAAGTAAGCCGATTTTGGGAACAATCCAGCTTCTGTAAAGCGGTCAAACCTTGCACATTGAGTGAGGTAAGCCGATTCCTATCGCAAAAAAGTGCCCACAACATGGTTAAATTCCGCACATCGAGTGAAGTCAGCCGATTTTCGGAACACTCAAGTTTTTCCAAAGCGGTCAAACCCTGTATATCAAGTGAGGTAAGCCCATTATCGGAACAGTCAAGTTTCTTTAAAGCGGTTAACCCCCGCACATCCAGTGAGGTAAGTTGATTGGCGGCACACTCCAGCCGGTTTAAGTCAGGCAAGTTCCGTACATCAAGCGAGGTAAGCTGATTTTCGGAACAATACAGTTCGGTAATTGCTCCTTTTAAGACAACTCTTGTTTCCGTTGGCGTGAGTGTTGTCTTTTCACCGCTCGGTAATTCCGTAACCGTGCAGCCTTCAACCTGTATTGCGGAACCATCGGCAGTTACCGCTTTCACGGCTATCTCGTTTGTATCGTAATCGTAGCTTATACCGAGTATCGCCGCGCCTGTTTTGTCAGCCTCCTCCGCATGCACCGTGCCTACCAGCAATCCTGCGGTAAGCAGTACCGTAAAAAATTTTTTCATATTTACCCCCTTGGTTTAATTCTTAATTTGTAATTCATAATTAAATTAAATCTTTTCATCATTTCCGTTTGTATCCCGCTTATAAAATATCCAGTTTTTTGCTTGTGCGGCTTTAAAGGCGGTTTTCAGTTTTGCGGAAGAAGTAAGGTCCGTGATGTTTTTTTCCTGCGGATTATTCTTT
This genomic window contains:
- a CDS encoding leucine-rich repeat domain-containing protein gives rise to the protein MKKFFTVLLTAGLLVGTVHAEEADKTGAAILGISYDYDTNEIAVKAVTADGSAIQVEGCTVTELPSGEKTTLTPTETRVVLKGAITELYCSENQLTSLDVRNLPDLNRLECAANQLTSLDVRGLTALKKLDCSDNGLTSLDIQGLTALEKLECSENRLTSLDVRNLTMLWALFCDRNRLTSLNVQGLTALQKLDCSQNRLTSLNVQSLSALDELDCHDNQLTSLDMHGLTALRELSCPFNQLTSLNVHGLTALAVLDCSENQLTSLNVQGLTALRYLICVSNQLTVLNIKNLSSLRELWCAGNQLAALDMSGISTLQTLDCSNNKLTAIELPAVNVLQGLDCYGNRLNEKSFIRIFTALPDRKQNEAGKACIYRERNDVPEKNVTDFTSSAKLKTAFEAAKAKNWIFYKRDTNGMYEKI